GGAAGTTGCGGAAAAACGACGGTCAAAGAGATGGTCGCGAGCATTATGTCGCTTAACGGTCAGGTGCTTTATACCGCTGGCAACTTTAACAATGATATCGGTGTTCCGTTGACGCTTTTGCGTTCTACGCCAAATGATGATTACGCAGTGATTGAGTTGGGAGCGAACCATATTGGTGAAATCGCTTATACATCGGCGTTAGTTACGCCAGATGTTGCCTTAGTGAACAACGTTGCTGCGGCGCACCTGGAAGGATTTGGTTCTATTGACGGAGTAAAACAGGCCAAAGGTGAGATTTACCAAGGTTTGAAATCTGGCGGTGTGGCTGTGGTCAATCTAGAAAGTCACGGTGGTGATTTTTGGCAAGCAGCACTAGCAGACAAGCAAGTTAAGACCTTCTCCACTCTGGATGCCAGCGCAGATTACTTCGCTGACAATATCGGAGTGAATGATGCAGGCGAAGCGCACTTTACTCTTCATACCCCGGTTGGCAGCCAAAATGTGCAGTTGGGCATCATTGGTCGACACAATGTTGCCAATGCCCTTGCAGCAACGGCACTCGCTCTGGAGTTAGGTGCAGACTTGACTCAAGTAGCGACGGGACTTGCTCATTTATCCAAAGTAAAAGGTCGCGTTGAAGTTGTCGCGCTCAATGAGCAACTTAAATTGATCGACGATAGCTACAACGCGAGTGTTCCTGCGATGAAAGCCGCGGCAGACCTATTAGCCGGATTTAATGGTACTCGCTGGCTTATTTTGGGGAATATGGCAGAGTTAGGTGATGAAAGTCTTGAACTTCACCGTCAAGTCGGGGAACATGCAGCCCCATTTAATTTCGAGCAAGTACTGACGTACGGTGCTGATACACGAGTGATCAGCGACGTTTGTCATGGAAAACACTTCGACTCACATGACCGCATGATTGAATTTATAGTACAGCAGTTGCCACATCATATCGGTCCTAATACTTTACTGGTCAAAGGCGCCAATAGCGCTGGAATGAGTAAAGTTGCAACTGCATTGAAGGAGATCTATTCATGATTATTTGGCTTGCAGAGCTGCTACAGCCATATTTTTCATTCTTCCGTCTGTTTGAATACCTATCGTTTCGCGCCATTGTAAGCGTGTTAACTGCATTAGGTCTTTCGTTATGGATGGGCCCTCATTTGATTCGTCGTTTGCAGATGTTGCAAATTGGTCAAGTGGTGCGCAATGAAGGTCCAGAATCTCACTTCAGTAAACGTGGCACACCAACAATGGGTGGTGTGATGATTCTTGCAGCCATTATCACCACTGTTTTGCTTTGGGCGGACTTGAGTAATCCCTACGTATGGGCGGTGATTTTTGTTCTCGGTGGCTATGGTGCGGTGGGTTTTGTCGACGACTATCGTAAAGTGGTGCGTAAGAACACTGATGGGCTTATTGCTCGTTGGAAGTACTTCTGGCAATCCGTGATCGCTTTGGTAGTGGCGTTTGCTCTTTATGCTCATGGACACGATACCAGCGCGACGCAGTTGGTGGTGCCTTTCTTTAAAGAAGTGATGCCACAATTAGGCTTGATGTACATTGTACTGACTTACTTTGTTATCGTCGGCACCAGTAATGCGGTAAACCTAACCGATGGTCTTGATGGCTTGGCGATTATGCCAACAGTGCTTGTTGCAGCGGGTTTTGCGGCAATTGCATGGGCAACCGGTAACGTTCAGTTTGCTAGCTACTTACATATTCCACATGTACCTTACGCCTCTGAACTCGTTGTGGTGTGTACGGCTATCGTGGGCGCGGGGCTAGGCTTCTTATGGTTTAACACCTATCCTGCACAAGTATTTATGGGTGATGTCGGCTCGTTAGCTTTAGGCGGTGCACTGGGTACCATTGCAGTGTTGGTTCGTCAGGAATTTGTTTTAGTCATCATGGGTGGGGTGTTTGTTATGGAAACCCTATCGGTGATACTGCAAGTGGGCTCGTACAAACTACGTGGACAACGTATTTTCCGTATGGCTCCGATTCACCATCACTATGAGTTGAAGGGTTGGCCTGAGCCACGCGTTATTGTGCGTTTTTGGATCATCTCTATTGTGCTGGTACTGATTGGTCTAGCGACACTTAAAGTTCGTTAAGGAAATTGACACCATGACCATGCAGCGTTGGCAAGGTATTGAAAAAGTTGTGGTTGTAGGGCTCGGTATCACCGGGCTCTCTGTTGTTAAGCATCTCATGCGTCTACCGATTGCCTTGCAAGTTAAGGTAATTGATACCCGCAGTACACCCCCAGGTCACGATGAACTACCGAGTGAAGTCGAACTGCATTCTGGCAGTTGGCGAACCGATTGGTTACTGGATGCTGATTTGGTGGTGACCAACCCAGGTATTGCCTTAGCAACGCCAGAGATTCAACAAGTGCTTACCGCAGGTATCCCTGTCGTTGGTGATATTGAGTTGTTCGCATGGCATGTCAACAAGCCAGTGATTGCCATTACTGGCTCAAACGGCAAAAGTACCGTGACGGATCTAACGGGTGTGGTGGCAAAAGCCTCTGGATTGGCCGTTGGGGTTGGCGGCAATATTGGCGTACCTGCACTGGATTTGCTTGAGCTTGATGCTGACCTGTATGTCCTTGAACTTTCAAGTTTTCAACTCGAGACAACGTCCAGTTTAGAGTTGGTAGCGGGTGCTTTTCTCAATCTTTCCGAAGATCACATGGATCGCTATCAAGGTATGGCGGACTATCGTCAAGCGAAATTGCGTATTTTTGACCATGCTCAAGCATGTATCGTCAATGCTGATGATCGAGAGACTTACCCCGCTGCGACGGAAAATTTGGTGACATTCTCGATTGAAACGTCAGCCGATGCCTGCGTGAGTCAGTTTGATGGATGCGAGTATCTAACTTGGCTTGGTGAGCGTATTTTACCGCTTGAGCAGCTTAGCCTAGTAGGCAGACACAATGTGGCTAATGCATTGGTGGTCATTGCTTTGCTCGCCAAAGCAGGGGTTGACTTCAAAGCTGGCCTACCAGCAATGAAATCTTACCAAGGTTTGACACATCGCTGCCAAGTTGTTGCGGATAATCAAGGTATTAAGTGGGTTAACGACTCTAAAGCGACCAATGTAGCGAGTACGTTAGCTGCGCTGTCTGGTTTAACTTTAGCAGGTAAGCTATATCTGCTGGTTGGCGGAAATGGTAAAGGTGCTGACTTTAGTGAATTAGCGCCAGTCCTAGCAAATTTAAACCTGCAACTTTGCTGCTTTGGTGCTGATGGTGATAAGTTTATGGCGCTGCACCCTTCGGCAAAGCGCTTTGATACCATGCAAGAAATCATTACGTGGGCAAAACCTCAACTCAGTGAGGGAGACATGGTGTTGCTATCACCAGCGTGCGCGAGTTTCGACCAATTTGATAACTTTATGGCGCGTGGTGATGCCTTTGCTGAATTGGCAAAGCAGTTTGCCTAACGATATAGTATAAGCACCGTGTCAGGCGGTGCGTTAAGCCACTAATGGATTAAGAGCTTGGCTAGAAATATAAGAGATAACTAAATACATGCCGTTGCGAGAACACGTCGCTAATTTTAAACAGTGGTTTACTCAACCAGCACCACAAGCACTTTTTGACCGTCAATTAGTGTGGATTGCGCTCGGGTTGATGTTGACTGGCTTGGTGATGGTGACATCGGCTTCTTTCCCTATTAGCTATCGTCTGACTGGGCAGCCTTTCCACTTTATGTTCCGTCATGCGGTATTCTTGTTGCTGGCGATTTCCACGGCTGCAGTCATACTGCAAGTGCAACTCAAACACTGGCTTAAGTTCAGTTCAATTCTGCTCGGGATCGCAATCGTATTATTGATTGTGGTGCTCGTTGGCGGTAAATCAGTAAACGGTGCCTCGCGCTGGATCCCGCTCGGGTTATTTAACCTGCAACCTGCAGAAGTTGCCAAGTTGTCACTATTTATCTTTATGGCGGGTTATCTCGTACGTAAACAAGATGAAGTTCGTGCGACGTTTTTTGGTGGCTTTATCAAGCCGATTCTCGTGTTTGGTGCTTTTGCGGTGCTACTGCTGTTTCAGCCAGATTTGGGTACGGTGATCGTAATGCTAGTGACCTTGTTCGGCATGTTGTTTATTGCCGGAGCGAAGCTGACCCAATTTCTTGCCTTAATGGTTGTCGGTATTGTCGCGGTAATTGCATTGATCGTTGCTGAGCCATATCGTATGAAGCGTGTGACGTCATTTCTCGACCCTTGGGAAAACCCATTTGGCAGTGGCTATCAGCTCACGCAATCATTAATGGCATTTGGCCGTGGTGATTGGTTTGGGCAAGGTCTAGGTAACTCCATTCAGAAACTGGCTTACTTGCCAGAAGCTCATACCGACTTCGTGTTCGCCGTGTTGGCGGAAGAGTTAGGTTTTGTTGGCGTCGTATTAGTGCTGATGCTGATTTTTAGCTTGGTACTTAAAGCAATATTCATTGGGCGACGAGCATTTGAGAGTGATGAGTTTTTTGGTGGTTACTTAGCCTTTGGTATTGGTATTTGGTTTGCGTTCCAAACATTGGTCAATGTAGGTGCGGCGGCGGGTATTGTGCCAACCAAAGGTTTAACCCTCCCACTGATCAGTTACGGTGGTTCGAGTTTAATTATTATGTCAGTCGCGGTTTCAATCTTATTGAGAATTGACCATGAGTGCCGTCTTAAAGCGCTGCAAATAGAAAAGAATACAGAAGATGAGCAATAATAAAAAACGTTTAATGGTAATGGCTGGTGGTACAGGCGGGCATGTTTTCCCGGGTCTCGCGGTCGCCAAAAAACTGCAACAACAAGGTTGGGAGATTCGTTGGTTAGGTACTGCGGATAGAATGGAAGCAGAGTTGGTACCGAAGCACGGTATTGATATCGACTTTATTAAAGTGAAAGGGCTACGTGGTCAAGGGATTGCGCGTCTTATTGCAGCGCCTTTTCAGATTGTTAACGCGATTTTGCAAGCTCGAGCACATATGAAGGCATGGCGCCCAGATGCAGTGCTCGGTATGGGTGGTTATGTCAGCGGTCCGGGCGGGATTGCGGCATGGTTGCTCGGTATCCCTGTTGTACTGCATGAGCAAAATGCAGTTGCGGGTTTAACCAACCAATGGTTGGCGAAAATTGCTAAGAAAGTATTCCAAGCCTTTCCTGGTGCATTTCCTGATGCGCAGGTGGTGGGCAACCCAGTACGTGAAGATGTCGTGGCTCTTGCTGAACCGCAAGTGCGTATGGCTGATCGTCAAGGTCCGATCCGCATTTTAGTGATGGGCGGAAGCCAAGGTGCACGTATTCTTAATCAAACGATGCCGGAAGTGATGG
This is a stretch of genomic DNA from Vibrio panuliri. It encodes these proteins:
- the murF gene encoding UDP-N-acetylmuramoyl-tripeptide--D-alanyl-D-alanine ligase; translated protein: MIPLSLSHLASVLNAELIGEDCTITQVSTDTRNIESGALFVALVGERFDAHDFAHQAVESGAAALLVSRPLQLDIAQLVVPDSKIALGQLAAYVHQQCTTPTVAITGSCGKTTVKEMVASIMSLNGQVLYTAGNFNNDIGVPLTLLRSTPNDDYAVIELGANHIGEIAYTSALVTPDVALVNNVAAAHLEGFGSIDGVKQAKGEIYQGLKSGGVAVVNLESHGGDFWQAALADKQVKTFSTLDASADYFADNIGVNDAGEAHFTLHTPVGSQNVQLGIIGRHNVANALAATALALELGADLTQVATGLAHLSKVKGRVEVVALNEQLKLIDDSYNASVPAMKAAADLLAGFNGTRWLILGNMAELGDESLELHRQVGEHAAPFNFEQVLTYGADTRVISDVCHGKHFDSHDRMIEFIVQQLPHHIGPNTLLVKGANSAGMSKVATALKEIYS
- the mraY gene encoding phospho-N-acetylmuramoyl-pentapeptide-transferase, yielding MIIWLAELLQPYFSFFRLFEYLSFRAIVSVLTALGLSLWMGPHLIRRLQMLQIGQVVRNEGPESHFSKRGTPTMGGVMILAAIITTVLLWADLSNPYVWAVIFVLGGYGAVGFVDDYRKVVRKNTDGLIARWKYFWQSVIALVVAFALYAHGHDTSATQLVVPFFKEVMPQLGLMYIVLTYFVIVGTSNAVNLTDGLDGLAIMPTVLVAAGFAAIAWATGNVQFASYLHIPHVPYASELVVVCTAIVGAGLGFLWFNTYPAQVFMGDVGSLALGGALGTIAVLVRQEFVLVIMGGVFVMETLSVILQVGSYKLRGQRIFRMAPIHHHYELKGWPEPRVIVRFWIISIVLVLIGLATLKVR
- the murD gene encoding UDP-N-acetylmuramoyl-L-alanine--D-glutamate ligase, producing MTMQRWQGIEKVVVVGLGITGLSVVKHLMRLPIALQVKVIDTRSTPPGHDELPSEVELHSGSWRTDWLLDADLVVTNPGIALATPEIQQVLTAGIPVVGDIELFAWHVNKPVIAITGSNGKSTVTDLTGVVAKASGLAVGVGGNIGVPALDLLELDADLYVLELSSFQLETTSSLELVAGAFLNLSEDHMDRYQGMADYRQAKLRIFDHAQACIVNADDRETYPAATENLVTFSIETSADACVSQFDGCEYLTWLGERILPLEQLSLVGRHNVANALVVIALLAKAGVDFKAGLPAMKSYQGLTHRCQVVADNQGIKWVNDSKATNVASTLAALSGLTLAGKLYLLVGGNGKGADFSELAPVLANLNLQLCCFGADGDKFMALHPSAKRFDTMQEIITWAKPQLSEGDMVLLSPACASFDQFDNFMARGDAFAELAKQFA
- the ftsW gene encoding cell division protein FtsW — encoded protein: MPLREHVANFKQWFTQPAPQALFDRQLVWIALGLMLTGLVMVTSASFPISYRLTGQPFHFMFRHAVFLLLAISTAAVILQVQLKHWLKFSSILLGIAIVLLIVVLVGGKSVNGASRWIPLGLFNLQPAEVAKLSLFIFMAGYLVRKQDEVRATFFGGFIKPILVFGAFAVLLLFQPDLGTVIVMLVTLFGMLFIAGAKLTQFLALMVVGIVAVIALIVAEPYRMKRVTSFLDPWENPFGSGYQLTQSLMAFGRGDWFGQGLGNSIQKLAYLPEAHTDFVFAVLAEELGFVGVVLVLMLIFSLVLKAIFIGRRAFESDEFFGGYLAFGIGIWFAFQTLVNVGAAAGIVPTKGLTLPLISYGGSSLIIMSVAVSILLRIDHECRLKALQIEKNTEDEQ
- the murG gene encoding undecaprenyldiphospho-muramoylpentapeptide beta-N-acetylglucosaminyltransferase codes for the protein MVMAGGTGGHVFPGLAVAKKLQQQGWEIRWLGTADRMEAELVPKHGIDIDFIKVKGLRGQGIARLIAAPFQIVNAILQARAHMKAWRPDAVLGMGGYVSGPGGIAAWLLGIPVVLHEQNAVAGLTNQWLAKIAKKVFQAFPGAFPDAQVVGNPVREDVVALAEPQVRMADRQGPIRILVMGGSQGARILNQTMPEVMAKLGEGYQVRHQAGKNSQQDVAQAYQQHQVTQAETMEFIDDVADAYQWADLLVCRSGALTVSEVAAAGVGAIFIPFMHKDRQQALNADHLVECGAAKMIEQPELSVDKLVSEIQSLDRSHLQQMALKARSAAMLEADRVVADAIIALTK